In one window of Lynx canadensis isolate LIC74 chromosome B3, mLynCan4.pri.v2, whole genome shotgun sequence DNA:
- the DLL4 gene encoding delta-like protein 4: MAAAYRSAFSWALLLLVTLRQQRAAGSGVFQLQLQEFANERGVLASGRPCEPGCRTFFRVCLKHFQAVVSPGPCTFGSVSTPVLGTNSFAVGDDSSGGGRNPLQLPFNFTWPGTFSLIIEAWHAPGDDLRPEALPPDALISKIAIQGSLAVGKNWLLDEQTSPPTRLRYSYRVICSDNYYGDSCSRLCKKRNDHFGHYVCQPDGSLSCLPGWTGEYCEQPVCLSGCHEQNGYCSKPAECICRPGWQGRLCNECIPHNGCRHGTCSIPWQCTCDEGWGGLFCDQDLNYCTHHSPCKNGATCSNSGQRSYTCTCRPGYTGVDCELELSECDSNPCRNGGSCKDQEDGYRCLCPPGYYGLHCEHSTLSCADSPCFNGGSCRERNQGASYACECPPNFMGSNCEKKVDRCTSNPCANGGQCVNRGPNRMCRCRPGFTGLHCELPISDCARSPCAHGGTCHDLENGLMCTCPAGFSGRRCEVPIPGDACVSGPCFNGATCYPGLSRDSFVCNCPYGFVGSRCEFPMSMPPSFPWVAVSLGVGLVVVLVLLGMVAVAVRQLRLRRPDDGGREAMNNLSDFQKDNLIPAAQLKNTNQKKELEVDCGLDKSNCGKQQNHTLDYNLAPGPLGRGTMAGKYSHSDKSLGEKAPLRLHSEKPECRISAICSPRESMYQSVCLISEERNECVIATEV; encoded by the exons ATGGCAGCCGCGTACCGTAGCGCCTTTAGCTGGGCGCTACTGCTGCTGGTGACACTTCGGCAGCAG CGCGCAGCCGGCTCCGGAGTCTTCCAGCTGCAGCTGCAGGAGTTTGCCAACGAGCGCGGCGTACTGGCTAGCGGGCGGCCGTGCGAACCCGGCTGCAGGACCTTCTTCCGCGTCTGCCTTAAGCACTTCCAGGCGGTCGTCTCGCCCGGGCCCTGCACCTTTGGCAGCGTCTCGACGCCTGTGTTGGGCACCAACTCCTTCGCCGTCGGGGACGATAGTAGCGGCGGGGGACGCAACCCTCTTCAACTCCCTTTCAATTTCACCTGGCCG GGTACCTTCTCACTCATCATCGAAGCTTGGCACGCGCCAGGAGACGACCTGAGGCCAG AGGCCTTGCCACCAGACGCGCTTATCAGCAAGATCGCCATCCAGGGCTCCCTAGCTGTGGGCAAGAACTGGTTATTGGACGAGCAGACCAGCCCTCCCACGAGGCTGCGCTACTCTTACCGGGTCATCTGCAGTGACAACTACTATGGGGACAGCTGCTCACGCCTGTGCAAGAAGCGTAATGACCACTTCGGCCACTACGTGTGCCAGCCAGATGGCAGCCTGTCCTGCCTACCCGGCTGGACTGGGGAGTACTGCGAACAGC cTGTCTGTCTTTCTGGCTGTCATGAACAGAATGGTTACTGCAGCAAGCCAGCAGAATGCAT CTGCCGCCCAGGCTGGCAGGGACGCCTGTGCAACGAGTGCATCCCCCACAATGGCTGTCGCCATGGCACCTGCAGCATCCCCTGGCAATGCACCTGTGATGAGGGCTGGGGGGGCCTATTCTGTGACCAAG ATCTCAATTACTGCACCCACCACTCTCCATGCAAGAATGGGGCAACGTGTTCCAACAGTGGGCAGCGGAGCTACACCTGCACCTGTCGCCCAGGCTACACTGGCGTGGACTGTGAACTGGAGCTCAGCGAGTGTGATAGCAACCCTTGTCGCAATGGAGGCAGCTGTAAG GACCAGGAGGATGGCTACCGCTGCCTGTGTCCCCCGGGCTACTATGGCTTACACTGTGAACACAGCACTTTGAGCTGTGCAGACTCACCCTGCTTCAATGGGGGCTCTTGCCGGGAGCGTAACCAGGGGGCCAGCTATGCCTGTGAATGCCCCCCCAACTTCATGGGCTCCAACTGTGAGAAGAAGGTGGACAGGTGTACCAGCAACCCATGTGCCAATG GGGGCCAGTGCGTGAACCGTGGTCCGAACCGCATGTGCCGCTGCCGTCCTGGATTCACAGGCCTCCACTGTGAACTCCCCATCAGCGACTGTGCCCGCAGCCCTTGTGCCCACGGCGGCACTTGCCATGATCTAGAGAATGGGCTCATGTGCACCTGCCCTGCTGGTTTCTCTGGCCGGCGCTGCGAGGTGCCTATTCCTGGTGACGCCTGTGTCTCAGGACCCTGCTTCAATGGGGCCACCTGCTACCCTGGCCTCTCCCGGGACAGCTTCGTCTGCAACTGTCCCTATGGCTTTGTGGGCAGCCGCTGCGAGTTCCCTATGAGCATgccacccagcttcccctggGTGGCTGTCTCTCTGGGCGTGGGactggtggtggtgctggtgttGCTGGGCATGGTGGCAGTGGCAGTGCGGCAGCTGCGACTTCGGCGGCCTGATGATGGTGGCAGGGAGGCCATGAACAACTTGTCAGACTTCCAGAAGGACAACCTGATCCCTGCAGCCCAGCTCAAGAACACAAACCAGAAGAAGGAGCTGGAAGTGGACTGTGGCCTGGACAAGTCCAACTGTGGCAAACAACAGAACCACACACTGGACTATAATCTGGCCCCGGGGCCTCTGGGGCGAGGGACCATGGCGGGGAAGTATTCCCACAGTGATAAGAGCTTAGGGGAGAAGGCGCCACTGAGGTTACACAG TGAAAAGCCAGAGTGTCGGATATCAGCGATATGCTCCCCCAGGGAATCCATGTACCAGTCTGTGTGTTTGATATCAGAAGAGAGGAACGAATGTGTCATTGCCACAGAG GTATAA